In a single window of the Nicotiana tomentosiformis chromosome 8, ASM39032v3, whole genome shotgun sequence genome:
- the LOC104111451 gene encoding la-related protein 1C-like, translating to MAMPADSSASNNSPLSPATTADGSSAVNSPQSRRSLTSPWAQVVRGGSDAEATTVTAPRSPSASPLPPEKVSVPDSSAQKISPENEVSDSQPENSSGTNDALGPPKKPAWNKPLNGVVEVGSVMGGAVAWPALSESTRANPKSSSDSSKPVADGSNTLSQGPVIPPLPQKQANSNANSHSNANHTMPVRQRSMKHRGGSSSSSVGSGPGGGSNQSGFSRAPPPPPPPPPLPPPFPVMPYGNLLPPVLDPRVRGPRPVGGVPSQPHGGDQSSHRNPNRKGNFGGRPRGDGSYHSRRDQDRRDVHQAPQFVPPPVGFITPQSPGSAPFMPAPLRPFAGPVGYDMPPQFIYVPTMPPESFRGVPIIPPPPPPPPPFFFPVVDPNLPALLVKQIEYYFSDDNLVKDDFLRSKMDEEGWVPIELIANFPRVRHLTNNIQFILDCLRASTLVEVQDDKVRRRDDWKKWIHTSGHLTADSGSQTPGESTENALMSSFQEISLDESGNDKSNDVDRRDVQVEVAVSGLSEELTSQSKLVQEGNAEEICSSHAGSSQVC from the exons ATGGCCATGCCGGCCGATTCTTCAGCATCGAACAACTCGCCGCTTTCGCCTGCCACCACCGCCGACGGTAGCTCCGCCGTCAACAGTCCTCAGTCTCGCCGGAGTTTAACCTCGCCTTGGGCACAAGTCGTCCGCGGTGGCAGCGACGCTGAAGCAACCACGGTCACCGCTCCTCGCTCCCCGTCAGCATCACCATTACCGCCGGAGAAAGTTTCGGTTCCCGATAGCTCGGCTCAGAAAATTTCTCCGGAGAATGAGGTTTCCGATAGTCAGCCTGAGAACTCCAGTGGTACTAATGATGCTTTAGGTCCTCCGAAAAAGCCTGCTTGGAACAAACCTTTAAACGGCGTCGTTGAAGTCGGTTCGGTTATGGGTGGTGCTGTTGCTTGGCCTGCTCTCTCTGAGTCTACTCGGGCCAATCCGAAATCGTCTTCGGATTCATCGAAACCAGTTGCAGATGGATCAAACACACTTTCTCAG GGACCTGTCATTCCACCGTTACCGCAAAAACAAGCTAATAGTAATGCAAACTCACATTCAAATGCAAATCATACAATGCCGGTTAGACAAAGATCAATGAAGCATCGCGGTGGCAGCAGCAGTAGCAGTGTTGGTAGTGGCCCGGGTGGTGGATCTAATCAGAGCGGCTTTAGTCGAGctccacctccacctccaccCCCACCGCCATTGCCACCACCATTTCCTGTGATGCCTTATGGGAATCTGTTACCTCCTGTTCTTGATCCTCGTGTGAGAGGTCCTAGACCCGTTGGAGGAGTTCCTTCTCAGCCACATGGAGGTGATCAATCTTCACATAGAAATCCAAACAGGAAGGGCAACTTTGGGGGCCGACCCCGTGGAGATGGATCTTATCATAGTAGGCGTGATCAAGATCGGAGAGATGTTCACCAAGCCCCTCAATTTGTCCCTCCTCCTGTAGGGTTTATAACACCCCAGTCCCCTGGTTCTGCCCCATTTATGCCTGCACCTTTGAGACCCTTTGCTGGTCCAGTGGGATATG ATATGCCACCTCAATTCATATATGTCCCCACAATGCCTCCAGAGTCCTTTAGGGGTGTTCCAATTATCCCGCCACCtcctccaccaccaccacctTTCTTTTTTCCAGTCGTGGATCCAAACTTACCTGCCTTGTTGGTTAAACAGATCGAATATTACTTCAG TGATGATAATCTGGTGAAAGATGACTTTCTGAGGTCAAAAATGGATGAAGAAGGCTGGGTTCCTATTGAATTGATTGCTAACTTTCCTCGT GTTAGGCATTTGACAAACAACATCCAGTTTATCTTGGACTGTTTGAGGGCTTCAACGCTTGTGGAAGTGCAG GATGATAAGGTAAGGAGACGTGATGATTGGAAGAAATGGATACATACTTCTGGCCATCTTACAGCTgattcaggctctcaaactcctGGTGAATCGACGGAAAATGCCCTAATGAGTTCGTTCCAGGAGATCTCTTTGGATGAATCAGGTAACGACAAAAGTAATGATGTGGATAGGCGAGATGTTCAGGTCGAGGTGGCTGTCAGTGGCTTGTCGGAGGAATTGACTAGCCAGTCAAAATTGGTTCAGGAAGGTAATGCTGAAGAAATCTGTTCCAGCCACGCAGGAAGCAGTCAAGTTTGTTGA
- the LOC104111452 gene encoding CO(2)-response secreted protease-like isoform X1 produces MKEISLFFCFSLFMIVSCIREAESASQAQSNGIYIVYMGAAASSNGGTRNDQAQLISSLIKRNKNAVIHRYENGFSGFAARLSESEAQSIAQRPGVVSVFPDPVLQLHTTRSWDFLKYQTGDETNSSPSSRSDSSPNVADTIIGILDTGIWPESASFNDKGMSSVPARWKGICMEGHDFGASKCNKKIVGARFYEDFDDSGMKINGTARDENGHGTHVASTAAGSHVAGASYNGLAAGTAKGGSPSSRIAMYRVCTSNGCRGSAIMKAFDDAIADGVDILSLSLGSSPGVEELSKNPIAIGAFHAVEKGIVVICSAGNGGPDPKTVVNTAPWILTVAATTIDRDFETDIILGGNKLIKGGGINFGNMKKSPVYPLIQGNSAKLNKRITEEEARGCVPDSLDKNKVKGKIVVCENHQNDGFSPNDRLLEVKSRGGVGFILIDDDLRTVAPKFESFPAAVISRKDGTEILSYIKSTRKSKSLKGPTLDNGKPNRHANPTKKPRNPVASILPTVSTTKYKPAPVVPYFSSRGPVENTPNLLKPDITAPGVTILAAWPGNKQPMFNILSGTSMSCPHVSGIAATVKAQNPTWGPSAIKSAIMTTAIQTNNLKAPITTNFGSKATPYDIGAGEASTSGPLKPGLVYATDVADYLHFLCSVGYDKSKIKLISSTVPKDFSCPKNSSSELVSNMNYPSIAISSLKKYKTKKVTRIVTNVGGEASVYTAIVEAPTGLRVQVIPSKLEFTNNSKKLSYEVSFRASSTTKEDLFGSITWTNGKYKVRSPFVVSKSD; encoded by the exons ATGAAAgaaatttctttgtttttctgCTTTTCTCTTTTCATGATTGTCTCTTGTATTAGAGAAGCCGAGTCAGCTTCTCAAGCACAAAGCAATGGAATTTATATCGTTTATATGGGTGCTGCTGCTTCATCTAATGGTGGCACAAGAAATGATCAAGCGCAGCTTATCAGCTCATTGATTAAAAG AAACAAGAATGCAGTGATACATCGCTACGAAAATGGTTTCTCAGGATTTGCGGCGCGTTTATCAGAATCTGAAGCCCAATCCATTGCTCAAAGACCTGGAGTTGTCTCTGTTTTCCCTGATCCAGTGCTGCAACTCCACACTACACGTTCATGGGATTTCTTGAAGTATCAAACCGGTGACGAAACCAATTCAAGTCCAAGCTCTCGTTCTGATTCATCACCAAATGTAGCTGACACCATAATTGGAATCTTAGATACGG GAATATGGCCAGAATCAGCGAGTTTCAACGACAAGGGTATGAGTTCAGTTCCAGCCCGGTGGAAAGGAATTTGCATGGAAGGTCATGATTTTGGCGCTTCCAAATGCAACAA GAAGATAGTTGGTGCAAGATTTTATGAGGACTTTGATGACAGTGGAATGAAAATCAATGGCACAGCTAGGGACGAGAATGGACACGGTACTCATGTTGCATCCACTGCAGCTGGGAGCCATGTTGCAGGTGCATCCTACAATGGACTAGCTGCAG GAACTGCCAAGGGCGGATCTCCAAGTTCAAGAATCGCCATGTATCGTGTGTGCACGTCTAATGGATGCCGTGGATCAGCTATCATGAAAGCATTTGATGATGCAATTGCAGATGGGGTTGATATTTTATCTCTATCACTTGGTTCATCACCTGGAGTTGAAGAGTTATCAAAAAATCCTATTGCCATAGGAGCATTTCATGCCGTGGAAAAGGGCATTGTTGTTATCTGTTCTGCTGGAAATGGTGGCCCTGATCCCAAAACTGTTGTCAATACAGCTCCTTGGATTCTCACTGTTGCAGCTACCACCATTGACCGTGACTTCGAGACAGATATTATCTTAGGTGGAAACAAGCTGATTAAG GGTGGAGGTATAAACTTTGGTAATATGAAAAAATCTCCGGTCTACCCATTGATTCAAGGCAATTCAGCTAAACTAAACAAGCGTATTACTGAGGAAGAGGCAAG GGGTTGCGTTCCTGATTCATTAGACAAAAACAAAGTCAAGGGGAAAATTGTTGTATGTGAAAACCATCAGAACGATGGATTTTCACCCAATGACAGGCTACTCGAAGTAAAGAGCCGAGGTGGAGTTGGATTTATACTAATAGATGATGATCTGAGAACAGTGGCACCCAAATTCGAATCGTTCCCAGCAGCTGTAATCTCTAGAAAAGATGGTACTGAAATCCTCTCCTACATCAAATCCACAAG AAAATCAAAATCCCTGAAAGGTCCAACACTCGACAATGGAAAACCAAATAGGCATGCAAATCCAACAAAAAAGCCAAG GAATCCAGTTGCATCAATTCTACCAACTGTTTCCACAACAAAGTATAAACCAGCTCCTGTTGTGCCTTACTTTTCATCAAGGGGCCCTGTAGAAAACACCCCTAACCTACTCAAA CCGGATATTACAGCACCAGGGGTAACAATTCTTGCTGCTTGGCCTGGAAATAAACAACCAATGTTCAACATACTCTCAGGTACTTCTATGTCCTGCCCTCACGTTTCCGGCATTGCTGCAACTGTCAAGGCGCAAAATCCCACCTGGGGTCCCTCCGCTATCAAGTCAGCTATTATGACCACTG CTATTCAGACAAACAATTTGAAGGCTCCAATCACTACAAACTTTGGATCCAAGGCAACACCATATGACATAGGTGCAGGAGAAGCAAGCACTTCAGGTCCATTAAAACCAGGTCTAGTCTACGCGACAGATGTTGCCGACTACTTGCATTTCCTCTGTTCTGTTGGCTATGACAAATCAAAGATAAAGCTGATCTCAAGTACAGTTCCTAAAGACTTTTCATGCCCAAAAAACTCAAGCTCTGAATTGGTTTCTAATATGAATTACCCATCAATTGCTATTTCTAGTCTCAAAAAATATAAAACCAAGAAAGTTACTAGAATTGTTACTAATGTTGGGGGAGAAGCATCAGTATATACTGCGATTGTTGAGGCACCAACTGGATTGCGAGTCCAAGTGATTCCGAGTAAACTGGAGTTTACAAATAATAGCAAGAAATTAAGCTATGAAGTGTCTTTTAGAGCTTCATCTACAACAAAGGAAGACCTGTTTGGCTCAATTACTTGGACAAATGGTAAGTACAAAGTCCGAAGCCCATTTGTTGTAAGTAAGAGTGACTAA
- the LOC104111452 gene encoding CO(2)-response secreted protease-like isoform X2 — MKEISLFFCFSLFMIVSCIREAESASQAQSNGIYIVYMGAAASSNGGTRNDQAQLISSLIKRNKNAVIHRYENGFSGFAARLSESEAQSIAQRPGVVSVFPDPVLQLHTTRSWDFLKYQTGDETNSSPSSRSDSSPNVADTIIGILDTGIWPESASFNDKGMSSVPARWKGICMEGHDFGASKCNKKIVGARFYEDFDDSGMKINGTARDENGHGTHVASTAAGSHVAGASYNGLAAGTAKGGSPSSRIAMYRVCTSNGCRGSAIMKAFDDAIADGVDILSLSLGSSPGVEELSKNPIAIGAFHAVEKGIVVICSAGNGGPDPKTVVNTAPWILTVAATTIDRDFETDIILGGNKLIKGGGINFGNMKKSPVYPLIQGNSAKLNKRITEEEARGCVPDSLDKNKVKGKIVVCENHQNDGFSPNDRLLEVKSRGGVGFILIDDDLRTVAPKFESFPAAVISRKDGTEILSYIKSTRNPVASILPTVSTTKYKPAPVVPYFSSRGPVENTPNLLKPDITAPGVTILAAWPGNKQPMFNILSGTSMSCPHVSGIAATVKAQNPTWGPSAIKSAIMTTAIQTNNLKAPITTNFGSKATPYDIGAGEASTSGPLKPGLVYATDVADYLHFLCSVGYDKSKIKLISSTVPKDFSCPKNSSSELVSNMNYPSIAISSLKKYKTKKVTRIVTNVGGEASVYTAIVEAPTGLRVQVIPSKLEFTNNSKKLSYEVSFRASSTTKEDLFGSITWTNGKYKVRSPFVVSKSD, encoded by the exons ATGAAAgaaatttctttgtttttctgCTTTTCTCTTTTCATGATTGTCTCTTGTATTAGAGAAGCCGAGTCAGCTTCTCAAGCACAAAGCAATGGAATTTATATCGTTTATATGGGTGCTGCTGCTTCATCTAATGGTGGCACAAGAAATGATCAAGCGCAGCTTATCAGCTCATTGATTAAAAG AAACAAGAATGCAGTGATACATCGCTACGAAAATGGTTTCTCAGGATTTGCGGCGCGTTTATCAGAATCTGAAGCCCAATCCATTGCTCAAAGACCTGGAGTTGTCTCTGTTTTCCCTGATCCAGTGCTGCAACTCCACACTACACGTTCATGGGATTTCTTGAAGTATCAAACCGGTGACGAAACCAATTCAAGTCCAAGCTCTCGTTCTGATTCATCACCAAATGTAGCTGACACCATAATTGGAATCTTAGATACGG GAATATGGCCAGAATCAGCGAGTTTCAACGACAAGGGTATGAGTTCAGTTCCAGCCCGGTGGAAAGGAATTTGCATGGAAGGTCATGATTTTGGCGCTTCCAAATGCAACAA GAAGATAGTTGGTGCAAGATTTTATGAGGACTTTGATGACAGTGGAATGAAAATCAATGGCACAGCTAGGGACGAGAATGGACACGGTACTCATGTTGCATCCACTGCAGCTGGGAGCCATGTTGCAGGTGCATCCTACAATGGACTAGCTGCAG GAACTGCCAAGGGCGGATCTCCAAGTTCAAGAATCGCCATGTATCGTGTGTGCACGTCTAATGGATGCCGTGGATCAGCTATCATGAAAGCATTTGATGATGCAATTGCAGATGGGGTTGATATTTTATCTCTATCACTTGGTTCATCACCTGGAGTTGAAGAGTTATCAAAAAATCCTATTGCCATAGGAGCATTTCATGCCGTGGAAAAGGGCATTGTTGTTATCTGTTCTGCTGGAAATGGTGGCCCTGATCCCAAAACTGTTGTCAATACAGCTCCTTGGATTCTCACTGTTGCAGCTACCACCATTGACCGTGACTTCGAGACAGATATTATCTTAGGTGGAAACAAGCTGATTAAG GGTGGAGGTATAAACTTTGGTAATATGAAAAAATCTCCGGTCTACCCATTGATTCAAGGCAATTCAGCTAAACTAAACAAGCGTATTACTGAGGAAGAGGCAAG GGGTTGCGTTCCTGATTCATTAGACAAAAACAAAGTCAAGGGGAAAATTGTTGTATGTGAAAACCATCAGAACGATGGATTTTCACCCAATGACAGGCTACTCGAAGTAAAGAGCCGAGGTGGAGTTGGATTTATACTAATAGATGATGATCTGAGAACAGTGGCACCCAAATTCGAATCGTTCCCAGCAGCTGTAATCTCTAGAAAAGATGGTACTGAAATCCTCTCCTACATCAAATCCACAAG GAATCCAGTTGCATCAATTCTACCAACTGTTTCCACAACAAAGTATAAACCAGCTCCTGTTGTGCCTTACTTTTCATCAAGGGGCCCTGTAGAAAACACCCCTAACCTACTCAAA CCGGATATTACAGCACCAGGGGTAACAATTCTTGCTGCTTGGCCTGGAAATAAACAACCAATGTTCAACATACTCTCAGGTACTTCTATGTCCTGCCCTCACGTTTCCGGCATTGCTGCAACTGTCAAGGCGCAAAATCCCACCTGGGGTCCCTCCGCTATCAAGTCAGCTATTATGACCACTG CTATTCAGACAAACAATTTGAAGGCTCCAATCACTACAAACTTTGGATCCAAGGCAACACCATATGACATAGGTGCAGGAGAAGCAAGCACTTCAGGTCCATTAAAACCAGGTCTAGTCTACGCGACAGATGTTGCCGACTACTTGCATTTCCTCTGTTCTGTTGGCTATGACAAATCAAAGATAAAGCTGATCTCAAGTACAGTTCCTAAAGACTTTTCATGCCCAAAAAACTCAAGCTCTGAATTGGTTTCTAATATGAATTACCCATCAATTGCTATTTCTAGTCTCAAAAAATATAAAACCAAGAAAGTTACTAGAATTGTTACTAATGTTGGGGGAGAAGCATCAGTATATACTGCGATTGTTGAGGCACCAACTGGATTGCGAGTCCAAGTGATTCCGAGTAAACTGGAGTTTACAAATAATAGCAAGAAATTAAGCTATGAAGTGTCTTTTAGAGCTTCATCTACAACAAAGGAAGACCTGTTTGGCTCAATTACTTGGACAAATGGTAAGTACAAAGTCCGAAGCCCATTTGTTGTAAGTAAGAGTGACTAA